The DNA sequence GACCTATGTTTCAGATGCCGAACGGCCGTAAGGCAGTCGGCCCAAAAACATGGCTCTCTCACCCCCGTGTCTAGGTGGGGCCGTCGCAGTCCTCGCTACGGCGGCCCTACCTGAACTTCAGCCACCCGATGCGGGCCTGGTGCCATCGTTCCGTACATTTCCCGGCAGCGCGGCACTTCGATCGGCCGACGGCTCGTAACAGCCCCTTGCTCTGCTGTGCATCACCGTCTAGGCTTCTTTGTTCCCCGTTCGTCCGCCCGGGCAGACGGCTCGCCGTTTCGGATTGCGGACCCGTTGGTCGCGCGTTGTCATCAGACCAATTTCGTCCCCAGCACAGTTCAAGAGTTCGTTCATGTCTTGCCAAATTGCATCGCCTGGATCGTTGATTGAAGATTCGCCCGCGCCCATTTGGGAAACGCCGTGGTTGGTATGCGAAGACCCCGATTCCGACGAGCCCGCGGGTGAAGCTGAGGCCGGGGACGAAGACATCGACGACGACGATTTTGACGACGACTTCGACGACGATTTCGAAGACGACCTGGACGCGGAATTCGAGAAGGACATCGACGAATTCGACGACGACGCGGGGGTCGGCGAGGCAGACGACGACGAGGACATCGAGGTCGGCGAGGAATTCGACGACGATTTCTAGAGCCGCCTGGGTGCGCTTTGCCGCGAGTGCGCGATCATCTTGCCAGTTCAATCGGCGAGCGCGCCGCTGATTGGCTTTCCGTCGACGTTGTCGAGCGCCAGGTTCAGCAGCCTGGCGACCGTCGGCGCGACGTCGATGTTCGAGACGCGTTCGAGGTGTGTGCCCGCCTTGATGCCACGCCCCCACGCGACAAAGACGGCGTCCATCGCTGGCAAATGTTCGTCATGACCGTGGGCCCCTTTGCGACCGGGCGGTGCGGCGATCGTCGGCGGCCCGATCGCCGAATCGCCAAAACTCCATCCTTCCTCGGCCAATAATAAAAAATCGGGCGAGCGAGGCTCGACCGCGGGCTGCGCCAGACGATGATCGGCGAAATCCGCCGCGGCGACGATCTTTGCGACGCCTTCCTTCCCTGAAAGGGCTTTGCGGACGCGATCAACGAGCGCGGCCCGATTCTCCCGTTCGTCGATGTAGACAAGCGCCGCGCCTCCCTGCACGATCACGTGCGTTGCCCCCTCCCGCACCTTGTCCCCCTCAACGTCGAGCAGGCCCGCTTCTTTCAGAATCACGTTCGGCATGACGAGACGCTCGACCGGTGAGAATCCGTGATCCGAGATTACGATCAGCGTGGCTCGCGCGCCATACACGCGCTTGACGGTCTCCCACACGAGGCGAACTTGCTCATCGGCCGCCGCCATGGCCGCATAAGCGTCATCGGTCCGCGGACCCTTCACGTGTTGCTGGTAATCGACGTGGGTCAAATGGAGTAGTGCCAGGCCCGGCTTATGGCGCTCCAGAATAAAATTGAAAACGCGCGTGCAGGTGTCGTCGGAGATGACCTGGTATTGCTTCGGGCCCGCCTGCACCACTTCGCCATCGGCCCACACGCCGGCCGCTTTGCACTCGGCCACCAGTTGCGGGGTGGAATACTCGTGCAAGAGCCGATCTGAGAAGACGTCGGGGACCGTCCAATCCAGACCCTTCGCATCCCGCGTGGCGGGCCAGCGAATTGCCGCCGTGCCCAGCCCACGTTGTTTGGCCCAATCGTAGATCGTGGGCACGCGCACGAGCGGCTCCTTGTTGCCCGCCGGATCGGTCATCAGCGGGACAGGTTGGCGAAGCGCGCGATCGTAATAGTCATTACCGACGACACCGTGGCGCGCCGGCGTCACACCCGTGACGAGCGTGGTGTGATTGGGCCAGGTGACGGTCGGCGCCACCGTTTGCATCGCGTCGGCATAGGCGCCGTGCGCGGCCAGCTCATGAAGCGTCGGCAACGCGGCGCGCGTATCTTGCCAATAGAACGCGGCCAGGCCATCGACGCTGACCACGATGACGGCAGCCTCGGGCAATTCTGCGCTGCGCGCCAGCGTGGGACAAAAAATCACGACCACAAGTGACAGCATCCGATACCAACGTCGCATCGCAAAAACTCCTACGCGTTTCCATAGCAAGCAAACCATCGAACAGCGTACGCGATGATTGTGAGCACTGCGTTAGGAGCGCACCACGACGGCGTGCCGCCTCCCACTCGATGTGGTGGACTGCCTGGTCACGAAATGATCACATCGATGAGCGTACGTTTAGAGTTCGATGAACTTCGCGCATTGCGGCTCTTTCGCGTTGACCTTGCGCATGTCGATTTCTAGAGTCGGCACATCTTTCGCGCCCGGGCTGGGACGCGTGGGCCGCATCGCGGCCGCCAGTGATTTCGAAGGTTTCGATTTCCGAGATTCGCAACTTTGGTGATGCCGGCGGGTGTGCTGCCGGCGACCGCAACACGAGGAGACGCCAATGAAACGAAGAGTACGAACGTTCCTTGCCCGATCAGGAACAGCGGCCGTGTGCGCCAGCATGCTCGCCTGTAATCTGCCGCGCACGTCACAAGCGGCCAGCATCAATTTCGACACGACAAACGGCCTGATCAATGGATCGGCCACTTCTACGATCAACGGTGTGACGGTTTCTTACACCGGCACCGTGAACGGCGTTGCCGACTTCACCGTGTATGGTGA is a window from the Pirellulales bacterium genome containing:
- a CDS encoding ectonucleotide pyrophosphatase/phosphodiesterase, which translates into the protein MRRWYRMLSLVVVIFCPTLARSAELPEAAVIVVSVDGLAAFYWQDTRAALPTLHELAAHGAYADAMQTVAPTVTWPNHTTLVTGVTPARHGVVGNDYYDRALRQPVPLMTDPAGNKEPLVRVPTIYDWAKQRGLGTAAIRWPATRDAKGLDWTVPDVFSDRLLHEYSTPQLVAECKAAGVWADGEVVQAGPKQYQVISDDTCTRVFNFILERHKPGLALLHLTHVDYQQHVKGPRTDDAYAAMAAADEQVRLVWETVKRVYGARATLIVISDHGFSPVERLVMPNVILKEAGLLDVEGDKVREGATHVIVQGGAALVYIDERENRAALVDRVRKALSGKEGVAKIVAAADFADHRLAQPAVEPRSPDFLLLAEEGWSFGDSAIGPPTIAAPPGRKGAHGHDEHLPAMDAVFVAWGRGIKAGTHLERVSNIDVAPTVARLLNLALDNVDGKPISGALAD